A single region of the Onychomys torridus chromosome 11, mOncTor1.1, whole genome shotgun sequence genome encodes:
- the Ackr1 gene encoding atypical chemokine receptor 1 — protein sequence MGNCLHPVETSFSLDQNETQWFVDIRNYLYEDYDSYDFAGNYSIGAAAPCRSCNLLDSSSLPFFIFTGVLGMLASGAVLFAILKPLFHWQICPSWPILAQLAVGSALFSMAVPVLAPGFNTAHSTGLCYLGYWVWYTSAFAQALLIGCYACLNPRLNIGQIRGLTLGLTVGLWGAAGLLGLPVTLASDVYNDLCTLASNKNLEALKSTHSAICFTIFTVFPLALLAANGLKKALGKESGPWVSVLWVWFIFWWPHGMVLLLDALVRSKIVLLQSCLSQQILDVMLNLAEVLAVLHCVATPLVLALFCHQTTRRSLASQSLPARQSSHTDAFAGKA from the exons ATGGGGAACTGTCTGCACCCG GTGGAAACCTCCTTTTCACTAGACCAGAACGAAACTCAGTGGTTTGTGGATATTCGGAATTATTTATATGAAGATTATGACTCCTATGACTTTGCCGGTAACTACAGCATTGGAGCAGCCGCTCCCTGCCGCTCCTGTAATCTACTGGACAGTTCTTCactgcccttcttcatcttcaCCGGTGTCCTGGGCATGCTGGCAAGTGGTGCCGTCCTCTTCGCCATTCTCAAACCTCTCTTCCACTGGCAGATCTGCCCCAGTTGGCCTATTCTGGCACAGTTGGCAGTAGGCAGTGCCCTCTTCAGCATGGCAGTGCCTGTCTTGGCACCAGGGTTCAACACTGCCCATAGCACAGGCCTGTGTTACCTGGGCTACTGGGTCTGGTATACTTCAGCTTTTGCCCAGGCTCTGCTGATAGGGTGCTATGCCTGCCTGAACCCCAGACTGAATATAGGTCAAATCCGTGGCCTCACCTTGGGACTCACTGTGGGACTTTGGGGAGCAGCTGGCCTGTTAGGACTGCCAGTCACCTTGGCCAGTGATGTTTACAATGACCTCTGCACCCTTGCATCCAACAAAAACCTGGAAGCTTTGAAGTCCACACATTCTGCAATCTGTTTTACCATCTTCACTGTGTTCCCACTGGCTCTTTTGGCAGCCAACGGGCTGAAGAAAGCATTGGGCAAGGAATCAGGCCCCTGGGTTAGCGTCCTGTGGGTCTGGTTCATTTTCTGGTGGCCTCATGGGATGGTTCTCCTACTCGATGCCTTGGTGAGGTCCAAAATTGTGCTTTTGCAATCATGTCTATCCCAGCAGATTCTAGATGTGATGCTCAACCTGGCAGAGGTCTTGGCTGTGCTGCATTGTGTGGCTACACCCCTGGTCCTGGCCTTGTTCTGCCACCAGACCACCCGTAGATCCTTGGCTTCTCAGTCCCTCCCTGCAAGACAGTCTTCTCATACAGATGCCTTTGCAGGCAAAGCCTAG